The following proteins are co-located in the Corynebacterium aquilae DSM 44791 genome:
- a CDS encoding resuscitation-promoting factor translates to MHEHKKSRINRINTTRSVPLRLATGGMLATLLVSGGVALNSKKDITVDVNGEQHTIATLSGTVDGALKQAHVQLSAKDMVSPSPNERLVDGQTITVRAIKPVAVIIDGKEQTIDTTALTVDELINELGNVGSSDKISADRTTKIPVEGLTLDVTTPKQLTVNDGGQEKPVTVAAKTVGDVLADQGITLGDEDVVEPDVSAPATSGQTITITRIRTDILSETGKYDAEPVIVDDPELEEGEQVVEVEGKPGTRKTIREVRYENGAPVSDTVLQTVDLVPATAATIKNGTKKPAPAAPAVAAGGTVWDTLAMCESTGNWAINTGNGFSGGLQFTPSTWLAFGGGEYAPMAYMATREQQIAVATKVQAAQGWGAWPACTAKLGIR, encoded by the coding sequence GTGCACGAGCACAAGAAGTCCCGAATCAATCGCATTAACACCACCCGCAGCGTTCCGCTGCGACTGGCCACCGGCGGCATGCTCGCCACCTTGCTGGTCAGCGGTGGCGTGGCCCTCAACAGCAAAAAAGACATCACCGTGGATGTCAACGGCGAACAACACACCATCGCCACGCTGTCCGGCACCGTCGACGGGGCCCTGAAACAAGCCCACGTCCAGCTCAGCGCCAAAGACATGGTCAGCCCCTCCCCGAACGAGCGGCTCGTCGACGGCCAAACCATCACGGTGCGCGCCATCAAGCCGGTGGCCGTCATCATCGATGGCAAAGAGCAAACCATCGACACCACCGCCCTGACCGTCGATGAACTCATCAACGAACTCGGCAACGTCGGCTCCAGCGATAAGATCTCCGCCGACCGCACCACCAAAATCCCCGTCGAAGGCCTCACCCTCGACGTGACCACCCCGAAGCAGCTCACCGTCAACGACGGCGGGCAGGAAAAGCCGGTCACCGTGGCCGCTAAAACCGTCGGCGATGTCCTCGCCGACCAGGGCATCACCCTCGGTGATGAGGACGTCGTCGAACCCGATGTGAGCGCCCCGGCCACCAGCGGCCAAACCATCACCATCACCCGCATCCGCACCGACATCCTCAGCGAGACCGGCAAATACGACGCCGAACCCGTCATCGTTGACGACCCGGAGCTGGAAGAAGGCGAGCAGGTCGTCGAGGTCGAAGGCAAGCCCGGCACCCGCAAGACCATCCGCGAAGTCCGCTACGAAAACGGTGCTCCGGTCTCCGACACCGTCCTGCAGACCGTCGATCTGGTGCCCGCCACCGCCGCCACCATCAAAAACGGCACCAAAAAGCCCGCCCCGGCAGCCCCCGCAGTCGCCGCCGGCGGCACCGTGTGGGACACCCTCGCCATGTGCGAATCCACCGGCAACTGGGCCATCAACACCGGCAACGGTTTTTCCGGCGGACTCCAATTCACCCCGTCGACCTGGCTGGCCTTCGGCGGCGGCGAATACGCCCCCATGGCCTACATGGCCACCCGCGAACAGCAGATCGCCGTGGCCACCAAGGTGCAGGCCGCCCAGGGCTGGGGCGCATGGCCCGCCTGCACCGCCAAGCTGGGTATTCGCTAA
- a CDS encoding TatD family hydrolase codes for MGKKKPRPIPVPAEKIPGLIDAHTHLASCGLHTGEQIREFIAQAAVAGVERICTVGDGLDEAEAALRAAHDSDAVYAACAIHPTRAGELDDAARARLTEMAADPRCVAIGETGLDTYWIKHSDTCADLDTQEEALRWHIDLAISSGKALMIHNREADADLLRVLADAPQPKETILHCFSSPLDVAEEALARGYVLSFAGNVTFKRNDFLREAARLAPAGQYLIETDAPYMTPEPFRGAKNSPALIGHTALCVAQARGQDVAETVTEINSTFSRVYGLA; via the coding sequence ATGGGTAAAAAGAAGCCTCGTCCAATTCCGGTTCCGGCAGAAAAAATCCCCGGGCTCATCGACGCCCACACCCACCTCGCCTCCTGTGGGCTGCACACCGGTGAGCAGATCCGGGAATTCATTGCCCAGGCTGCTGTAGCCGGGGTGGAGCGCATCTGCACCGTGGGCGATGGGCTGGATGAGGCGGAAGCCGCCCTGCGTGCAGCACACGACAGTGATGCCGTGTATGCGGCCTGCGCGATTCACCCGACCCGTGCTGGCGAACTCGACGATGCGGCGCGCGCCCGCCTGACGGAGATGGCCGCCGATCCCCGGTGTGTGGCCATTGGGGAAACCGGCCTGGATACCTATTGGATTAAGCACTCCGATACCTGCGCCGACTTGGACACCCAGGAAGAAGCCCTGCGCTGGCATATCGATCTGGCGATCTCTAGCGGCAAGGCGTTGATGATCCACAATCGCGAAGCAGACGCGGACTTGTTGCGGGTGTTGGCGGATGCGCCGCAGCCGAAGGAAACCATCCTGCACTGCTTCTCCTCCCCGCTGGATGTGGCGGAAGAAGCACTAGCGCGTGGCTATGTGCTGAGCTTTGCCGGCAACGTGACTTTTAAGCGCAATGATTTCTTGCGGGAAGCGGCGCGTTTGGCGCCGGCGGGCCAGTACCTCATCGAAACGGATGCGCCCTATATGACCCCGGAGCCTTTCCGTGGGGCGAAAAATTCCCCGGCGTTAATCGGCCACACGGCGTTGTGTGTGGCGCAGGCGCGCGGACAGGATGTCGCGGAGACTGTGACGGAGATTAACTCCACCTTCTCGCGTGTCTATGGACTCGCCTAG
- a CDS encoding dolichyl-phosphate-mannose--protein mannosyltransferase: protein MPAGPPRYARDIPAPTPRLAWTRTDTIITVLITLAGIISRFTALGRATGSGTPVFDEKHYVPQAFDMVQSTSNPLIGGIESNPGYGLVVHPPLAKQLIALGEYIFGYTPWGWRLMTAIFGVLVLVMIYLLGREISRSRWVGGIAALLATIDGVLVVASRFGMLDIFLTLFVLTATYALARDHEDTLSRFHAAYTHNLLHHTDLGPYMGFRWWRFAAGVSCGLALSVKWSGLYYMAFFGLYLVAHDYWLRRRYTITKPLIGAITRDGFASFFAIVIVPIIIYALSWRAWFASETSVYRHARAQGLYDDDSYLSLLPDALGSWIYYHRSVLSFHASLTTSNGHHHPWESKPFTWLVSGRPILYLSDRDITCFGGQTCDRLIYMFGVPTVWWLTIPVLLWALWMTLKKHTWATTLPLYAFAAGFIPWVIGYDRQMYFFYATGLVPFTLILLAQALDRIRTHGIKGNTLAGERLVQVYLALCVASFFFWLPIIYGIALPKPIFDSLLWMPSWK, encoded by the coding sequence CTGCCCGCCGGGCCACCCCGCTACGCCCGCGACATCCCCGCGCCAACCCCCCGGCTGGCATGGACCCGCACCGACACCATCATCACGGTGCTGATCACCCTCGCCGGCATCATCAGCCGATTCACCGCCCTCGGCCGGGCCACCGGCAGCGGCACCCCCGTGTTTGATGAAAAGCACTACGTGCCCCAGGCCTTCGACATGGTGCAATCCACCAGCAACCCGCTGATCGGCGGCATCGAATCCAACCCCGGATACGGGCTCGTGGTTCACCCACCACTAGCCAAACAACTCATCGCCCTCGGGGAATACATCTTCGGCTACACCCCCTGGGGCTGGCGCCTGATGACCGCCATCTTCGGCGTACTCGTCCTGGTCATGATCTACCTCCTCGGGCGCGAAATCTCCCGCTCCCGCTGGGTCGGCGGCATCGCCGCCCTGCTGGCCACCATCGACGGAGTCCTCGTCGTCGCCTCCCGCTTCGGCATGCTCGACATCTTCCTCACCCTCTTCGTCCTCACCGCCACCTACGCGCTCGCCCGCGACCACGAAGACACCCTAAGCCGCTTCCACGCCGCCTACACCCACAACCTGCTCCACCACACCGACCTCGGCCCCTACATGGGCTTTCGCTGGTGGCGCTTCGCCGCCGGCGTCAGCTGCGGACTCGCCCTATCCGTTAAATGGTCCGGCCTGTACTACATGGCCTTCTTCGGCCTCTACCTCGTCGCCCACGACTACTGGCTACGCCGCCGCTACACCATCACCAAACCCCTCATCGGCGCCATCACCCGCGACGGATTCGCCAGCTTTTTCGCCATCGTCATCGTCCCCATCATCATCTACGCCCTCAGCTGGCGCGCCTGGTTCGCCTCCGAAACCAGCGTCTACCGCCACGCCCGCGCCCAAGGCCTCTACGACGACGACTCCTACCTCTCCCTCCTGCCCGACGCACTGGGCAGCTGGATCTACTACCACCGCAGCGTGTTAAGCTTCCACGCCTCCCTGACCACCTCCAACGGGCACCACCACCCCTGGGAATCCAAACCCTTCACCTGGCTGGTCAGCGGCCGCCCCATCCTCTACCTCTCCGACCGCGACATCACCTGCTTCGGCGGACAAACCTGCGACCGCCTCATCTACATGTTCGGCGTCCCCACCGTCTGGTGGCTCACCATCCCCGTGCTGCTGTGGGCACTGTGGATGACCCTGAAAAAACACACCTGGGCCACCACCCTGCCCCTCTACGCCTTCGCCGCCGGATTCATCCCCTGGGTCATCGGCTACGACCGGCAAATGTACTTCTTCTACGCCACCGGCCTCGTCCCCTTCACCCTCATCCTGCTCGCCCAAGCCCTCGACCGCATCCGCACCCACGGCATCAAAGGCAACACCCTCGCCGGCGAAAGACTCGTCCAGGTCTACCTCGCACTCTGCGTCGCCAGCTTCTTCTTCTGGCTACCCATCATCTACGGCATCGCCCTCCCCAAACCCATCTTCGACTCCCTGCTGTGGATGCCCAGCTGGAAATAA
- the rsmI gene encoding 16S rRNA (cytidine(1402)-2'-O)-methyltransferase, which translates to MLKRMDRQQATPDMTPAHDASPHGAGVASPHELLDEVLQAPLPQGVVIAATPLGNIADASLRLIAALAKADVIAAEDTRRTRALAKALGVSPRGSIVSNFDHNEKERVGMLVERARTGTVLVVTDAGMPVVSDPGLNVVSAAHEAGVPVTCLPGPSAVPTALALSGLSVGNFIFDAFAPRKSGARAQWLKSLEHESRAVAFFESPHRIAQTMADIAQVLGPDRRVAVCRELTKTYEEIKVGPAAQMAQWAADGVRGEITVVIDGGAAAAVDEADLVGLVLARVEAGERMKAAAKEVAAAHGGSAKKLYDAVLAARG; encoded by the coding sequence ATGCTTAAACGCATGGATAGGCAGCAAGCAACCCCTGATATGACCCCCGCGCACGATGCGAGCCCTCATGGTGCTGGCGTGGCGAGCCCGCATGAGCTTCTCGATGAGGTGTTGCAGGCGCCGCTGCCGCAGGGCGTGGTGATTGCTGCGACGCCGTTGGGAAATATCGCGGATGCGTCGTTGCGGTTGATTGCGGCGTTGGCGAAGGCCGATGTGATTGCCGCGGAAGACACTCGGCGTACGCGGGCGTTGGCTAAGGCGTTGGGGGTAAGTCCGCGGGGCAGCATTGTGTCGAACTTCGATCACAATGAAAAGGAGCGGGTGGGCATGCTGGTGGAGCGGGCGCGCACGGGCACGGTGCTGGTCGTCACGGATGCTGGTATGCCGGTGGTCAGCGATCCGGGGCTGAACGTGGTGTCCGCGGCGCACGAGGCCGGGGTGCCGGTGACGTGTTTGCCGGGGCCGTCGGCGGTGCCGACGGCGTTGGCGTTGTCGGGATTGTCGGTGGGTAATTTCATCTTTGATGCGTTTGCGCCACGCAAGTCGGGTGCGCGCGCCCAGTGGCTGAAAAGCTTGGAGCACGAGTCCCGGGCGGTGGCCTTTTTCGAGTCGCCGCACCGGATCGCCCAGACGATGGCGGATATCGCCCAGGTGTTGGGCCCGGATCGTCGGGTGGCGGTGTGCCGGGAGCTGACCAAGACCTATGAGGAGATCAAGGTGGGCCCGGCTGCTCAGATGGCGCAGTGGGCGGCCGATGGGGTGCGAGGTGAGATCACCGTGGTGATCGATGGGGGAGCAGCAGCGGCCGTCGATGAGGCGGATTTGGTGGGCTTGGTGTTGGCCAGGGTCGAGGCCGGTGAGCGGATGAAGGCGGCGGCCAAGGAGGTGGCGGCGGCGCATGGCGGGAGTGCGAAGAAGTTGTACGACGCAGTGCTTGCCGCGCGGGGCTAA
- a CDS encoding zinc-binding dehydrogenase encodes MKAAVTRAVGQGFTVEEVNLAQPQGREVLVEVKASGLCHSDLHIEQNGFDFPFPVVLGHEISGVIAAVGPEVTTMEVGQHVVACLIQFCGACEECLSGRTYQCLNQAYTLRGPDEAPRLTDADGEPIAQFFGISGFAEKVLVHENQLAVVNNEIPFPQAAILGCATVTGAGAAINTAQVRVGDRVAVIGTGGVGLNAISGAALAGARHVIAIDIDDTKLEAAKKFGATDVINSSTVDPVEAVKRLCGGVDHAFEVIGLEQTQQQAYAMTAPGGRAYFIGIAKPGTTLSIDTSLGILAAHNGVQGVWMGSSNIKRDIPMYADMYVQGRLNLDDLITQEISIDEVDQAYEQLKKGGIIRSVITKF; translated from the coding sequence ATGAAAGCTGCAGTCACCAGAGCAGTTGGCCAAGGATTCACCGTCGAAGAGGTCAACCTCGCACAACCCCAAGGCCGAGAAGTCCTCGTGGAGGTCAAAGCCTCCGGCTTGTGCCACTCCGATCTGCACATCGAACAAAACGGCTTCGACTTCCCCTTCCCGGTGGTCCTGGGCCACGAAATCTCCGGCGTCATCGCCGCCGTCGGCCCAGAGGTCACCACCATGGAGGTCGGGCAGCACGTGGTTGCCTGCCTCATCCAGTTCTGTGGCGCCTGCGAGGAATGCCTCTCCGGGCGCACCTACCAATGCCTGAACCAGGCCTACACCCTGCGCGGCCCGGATGAGGCGCCCCGCTTGACCGACGCTGACGGCGAGCCGATCGCCCAGTTCTTCGGCATCAGCGGCTTCGCGGAAAAAGTGCTCGTGCACGAAAACCAACTGGCGGTCGTCAACAACGAGATCCCCTTCCCGCAGGCGGCCATCTTGGGCTGCGCCACGGTCACCGGCGCCGGTGCCGCCATCAACACTGCGCAGGTGCGCGTCGGCGACCGGGTCGCCGTCATCGGTACCGGTGGCGTGGGCCTGAATGCCATCAGTGGTGCCGCACTTGCCGGCGCCCGCCACGTCATCGCCATCGACATCGACGACACCAAGCTGGAAGCGGCGAAGAAGTTCGGCGCCACCGACGTCATCAACTCCTCCACGGTCGATCCGGTTGAGGCGGTCAAGCGGCTGTGTGGCGGCGTCGACCACGCTTTTGAGGTCATCGGCCTGGAGCAAACCCAGCAGCAGGCCTATGCCATGACCGCGCCTGGTGGGCGCGCCTACTTCATCGGTATTGCCAAGCCCGGCACGACCCTTTCAATCGATACCTCCCTCGGCATCCTGGCCGCCCACAACGGCGTCCAGGGCGTGTGGATGGGCTCGAGCAACATCAAGCGCGACATTCCGATGTATGCCGACATGTACGTGCAGGGGCGCCTGAATCTGGATGACCTGATCACCCAGGAAATCAGCATCGACGAGGTCGACCAGGCCTACGAGCAACTGAAGAAGGGCGGAATCATCCGCTCGGTGATTACCAAGTTCTAA
- a CDS encoding BCCT family transporter — protein MQQLAVMLENHEEIPDPVEEEVVLDGESDSAPLNLGVVIPAMAVVLAVVVWGLFGSESFSTFASNSLGFVVDTAGWAFVLFGTIFVFFIFAIALSRFGTIRLGRDDEAPEFSTVSWIAMMFAAGMGIGLMFYGTTEPLTHYRNGVPGHAEREVGTAFATTLFHWTLHPWSVYAIVGLSIAYSTFRIGRKQLLSAAFVPLIGEKGASGPLGTLIDVLAIVATVFGTAASLGIGAVQIGAGLEAAGIVEDPSSRTILTIVLILTLAFLISAMSGVGKGIQYVSNANMVLASILAIFVFVLGPTVTVLNMLPTAIGNYLQTFFEMAARTADSADGTAGEWLSGWTIFYWAWWISWSPFVGMFLARISRGRTIREFIVGVTLVPAAVTVVWFSIFGGTAIHLEQVGESIWGDGDSKAQLFDLLHTMPGGKVAGFVAMILLATFFITSADSASTVMGSMSQNGRLEANRWITAAWGVLTAAIGLTLLISGGDDALNNLQNVTIIAASPFLLVIIGLMFALVKGLSDDPLYLDHKAQQKFAMKLARERRIHAEHARREARKAAHHHERGHRLRNLAHKK, from the coding sequence ATGCAGCAGCTGGCCGTGATGCTGGAAAACCACGAAGAAATCCCGGACCCTGTCGAGGAAGAAGTGGTCCTCGACGGCGAAAGCGACAGCGCGCCGCTGAATCTCGGCGTCGTCATCCCGGCGATGGCCGTGGTGTTGGCCGTGGTGGTGTGGGGCCTTTTCGGTTCCGAGTCCTTCTCCACCTTCGCGTCGAACTCCCTGGGCTTCGTCGTCGATACCGCCGGCTGGGCCTTCGTGCTGTTCGGCACCATCTTTGTGTTCTTCATCTTCGCCATCGCCCTGTCGCGCTTCGGCACCATCCGCCTGGGACGCGACGATGAGGCGCCGGAATTTTCCACGGTGAGCTGGATCGCGATGATGTTCGCCGCCGGCATGGGCATCGGCCTGATGTTCTACGGCACCACCGAGCCGCTGACCCACTACCGCAATGGCGTGCCCGGTCACGCTGAGCGTGAGGTCGGCACCGCGTTTGCGACCACCCTGTTCCACTGGACCTTGCACCCCTGGTCCGTGTACGCCATCGTCGGCCTGTCGATTGCTTATTCCACCTTCCGTATCGGCCGCAAGCAGCTGCTGTCCGCAGCCTTCGTGCCGCTGATCGGCGAAAAGGGTGCGTCCGGCCCGCTGGGCACCTTGATTGACGTGCTCGCCATCGTGGCGACCGTGTTCGGTACCGCCGCCTCCCTGGGCATTGGTGCCGTCCAGATCGGCGCCGGCCTGGAAGCTGCTGGCATCGTCGAGGATCCCTCCAGCCGCACCATCTTGACCATCGTGCTGATCTTGACCCTGGCATTTTTGATCTCCGCGATGTCGGGCGTGGGCAAGGGCATCCAGTACGTGTCCAACGCCAACATGGTGCTGGCCTCCATCCTGGCGATCTTCGTGTTCGTGCTCGGCCCCACCGTGACCGTGCTCAACATGCTGCCCACCGCGATTGGCAACTACCTGCAGACCTTCTTCGAGATGGCGGCCCGCACCGCCGACAGTGCCGACGGCACCGCCGGTGAATGGCTGTCCGGCTGGACCATCTTCTACTGGGCATGGTGGATCTCCTGGAGCCCCTTCGTCGGTATGTTCCTCGCCCGTATCTCCCGCGGCCGCACCATCCGCGAATTCATCGTCGGCGTGACCCTGGTGCCCGCCGCCGTGACCGTCGTGTGGTTCTCCATCTTCGGTGGCACCGCCATCCACCTGGAGCAGGTCGGCGAGTCCATCTGGGGCGACGGCGATTCCAAGGCCCAGCTGTTCGATCTGCTGCACACCATGCCCGGCGGCAAGGTCGCAGGTTTTGTCGCCATGATCCTGCTGGCCACCTTCTTCATCACCTCCGCCGACTCCGCCTCCACCGTCATGGGCTCCATGAGCCAAAACGGTCGTCTGGAAGCGAACCGCTGGATCACCGCCGCCTGGGGTGTGCTCACCGCAGCCATCGGCCTGACCCTGCTGATCTCCGGCGGTGACGACGCGCTGAACAACCTGCAAAACGTCACCATCATCGCCGCCAGCCCCTTCCTGCTGGTCATCATCGGCCTGATGTTCGCCCTCGTCAAGGGCCTGTCGGACGACCCGCTGTACCTGGACCACAAGGCACAGCAGAAGTTCGCCATGAAGCTTGCCCGCGAGCGTCGCATTCACGCCGAACACGCCCGCCGCGAAGCCCGCAAGGCAGCCCATCACCACGAGCGTGGCCACCGCCTGCGCAACCTGGCGCACAAGAAATAA
- the metG gene encoding methionine--tRNA ligase — protein sequence MTKSVLTAVAWPYANGPRHIGHVAGFGVPSDVFARYQRMAGADVLMISGTDEHGTPLLVQAEKEGVSVQELADRYNRQIVTDLAGLGLSYDLFTRTTTRNHYAVVQELFRGLYDNGYMLKETTMGAISPSTGRTLPDRYIEGTCPICGADGARGDQCDACGNQLDPADLINPVSKINGETPKFIETEHFLLDLPSLAEALRVWLQGREDWRPNVLKFSLNLLDDLRPRAMTRDIDWGVPIPIEGWQDNNAKKLYVWFDAVVGYLSASIEWAYRSGDPEAWKRFWTAETAQSFYFMGKDNITFHSQIWPAELLGYRGEGAKGGEAGEFGELQLPTEVVSSEYLTMSGSKFSSSKGVVIYVKDFLADFGPDPLRYFIATAGPENTDTDFTWDEFVRRVNNELANGWGNLVSRTVAMAAKNFGAVPAPGELSEADQKLLDLAENAFAVVGEHLEHSRFKAGITHAMHVVGECNAYLGEQEPWHLAKDPEQKERLATVLWVALQVISDANTLLTPYLPSTAQKVHETLGRTGVWAAMPKVVEVSDDMPVEPVGVGVPEKGRTYPVIMGDYQAGQAHWGRTPMVAGVELSKPKPLIQKLDPELGETGPEWAPVQRDEA from the coding sequence ATGACAAAGTCTGTGCTCACCGCTGTTGCCTGGCCGTACGCTAACGGCCCCCGCCACATCGGCCACGTCGCCGGTTTCGGCGTGCCTTCCGATGTTTTCGCCCGCTACCAGCGAATGGCTGGCGCGGACGTGCTGATGATTTCCGGCACCGACGAGCACGGCACCCCACTGCTGGTGCAGGCCGAAAAAGAAGGCGTCAGCGTGCAGGAGCTGGCTGACCGTTACAACCGCCAGATCGTCACCGACCTGGCCGGCCTGGGCTTGTCCTACGACCTGTTTACTCGCACCACCACCCGTAATCACTATGCGGTGGTGCAGGAGCTGTTCCGTGGTTTGTACGACAACGGCTACATGCTCAAGGAGACCACCATGGGTGCGATCTCCCCGTCGACGGGCCGTACCCTGCCGGACCGCTACATTGAGGGCACCTGCCCGATTTGCGGCGCCGACGGTGCCCGCGGCGACCAGTGCGATGCTTGCGGCAATCAGCTGGATCCGGCGGATCTGATCAATCCGGTCTCCAAGATCAATGGCGAGACCCCGAAGTTCATTGAGACCGAGCATTTCCTGCTGGACCTGCCGAGCCTGGCTGAGGCACTGCGGGTGTGGCTGCAGGGGCGCGAGGACTGGCGCCCCAACGTGTTGAAGTTCTCCCTGAACCTGCTGGATGATCTGCGCCCCCGCGCCATGACTCGCGATATTGACTGGGGTGTGCCGATCCCGATTGAGGGCTGGCAGGACAACAACGCCAAGAAGTTGTATGTGTGGTTCGACGCGGTGGTCGGCTACCTGTCTGCCTCCATCGAGTGGGCGTACCGCAGTGGGGATCCGGAGGCGTGGAAGCGTTTTTGGACCGCTGAGACCGCCCAGTCCTTCTACTTCATGGGCAAAGACAACATCACCTTCCACTCCCAGATTTGGCCGGCCGAGCTGCTGGGCTACCGGGGTGAGGGTGCTAAGGGCGGCGAGGCTGGCGAGTTCGGTGAGCTGCAGCTGCCGACCGAGGTGGTCTCCTCCGAGTACCTGACCATGTCCGGCTCGAAGTTCTCCTCCTCCAAGGGTGTGGTGATCTATGTCAAGGACTTCCTCGCCGATTTCGGCCCGGATCCTTTGCGCTACTTCATCGCCACCGCCGGCCCGGAAAACACCGACACCGACTTCACCTGGGACGAGTTCGTTCGCCGCGTCAACAACGAGCTGGCTAACGGCTGGGGCAACCTGGTCTCGCGCACCGTGGCGATGGCCGCGAAAAACTTCGGTGCTGTGCCCGCCCCGGGCGAGCTGAGCGAAGCCGACCAGAAACTGCTAGACCTGGCCGAAAACGCTTTCGCCGTGGTCGGTGAGCACCTGGAGCACTCCCGCTTCAAGGCCGGTATCACCCACGCCATGCACGTGGTTGGCGAATGCAACGCCTACCTGGGTGAGCAAGAGCCCTGGCACTTGGCTAAGGACCCGGAGCAAAAAGAGCGCCTGGCCACCGTGCTGTGGGTTGCCCTGCAGGTGATCTCTGATGCCAACACCCTGCTGACCCCCTACCTGCCGTCCACCGCGCAAAAGGTGCACGAAACCCTAGGACGCACCGGGGTGTGGGCCGCCATGCCGAAGGTGGTGGAGGTCAGCGACGACATGCCGGTGGAACCGGTCGGTGTGGGCGTGCCCGAAAAGGGCCGCACCTACCCGGTCATCATGGGCGACTACCAGGCAGGCCAGGCACACTGGGGTCGCACCCCGATGGTGGCCGGCGTGGAGCTGAGCAAGCCGAAGCCGCTGATCCAGAAGCTCGACCCCGAGCTTGGTGAGACCGGCCCCGAATGGGCCCCGGTCCAGCGCGACGAGGCCTAA
- a CDS encoding DIP1984 family protein has translation MKLAEVLAVRADIQTRMRQLLERATNVIRVQEGEEPAESPQDLLGEYDALNEKLVRLIAMINDINNNTVLPGEDITVTQAIARRDGLQREQQFYQLLADNASERIDRYSRTEIKLVATYPVATLRQRADAAGKKFRQLDVQLQALNWSVDVPEDFSADWQ, from the coding sequence ATGAAACTTGCAGAAGTACTCGCCGTGCGGGCGGATATCCAAACCCGCATGCGGCAACTGCTTGAACGCGCCACCAATGTCATCCGAGTTCAAGAAGGCGAGGAGCCCGCAGAGTCTCCCCAAGACCTGCTGGGCGAATACGACGCGCTCAACGAAAAACTCGTCCGCCTCATCGCGATGATCAACGACATCAACAACAACACCGTGCTGCCGGGTGAAGACATCACCGTCACCCAAGCCATCGCCCGCCGCGACGGGCTGCAGCGCGAGCAGCAGTTCTATCAGCTGCTCGCCGACAACGCCTCAGAGCGCATCGACCGCTACTCCCGGACCGAGATCAAACTCGTCGCCACCTACCCCGTGGCCACCTTGCGGCAACGCGCAGATGCGGCTGGAAAGAAATTCCGCCAGCTCGACGTGCAACTCCAAGCACTGAACTGGTCGGTCGACGTTCCAGAAGACTTCAGCGCCGACTGGCAATAA
- the rsmA gene encoding 16S rRNA (adenine(1518)-N(6)/adenine(1519)-N(6))-dimethyltransferase RsmA, which yields MVAKDNTQPAKLLGPQQIRELAGTLGVVPTKKLGQNFVHDPNTVRMIVDQAGVTADDHVLEIGPGLGSLTLALLDTAKDTTVCEIDARLAAQLPTTVETFAPDHADKLTVIHSDGMKLNHALLEDAGAPLPTALVANLPYNVSVPLLLHLLEEFPSIRKVLVMVQLEVAERLAATPGNKVYGVPSVKARFYGDVRLANTIGKNVFWPAPNVNSGLVRIDCFGEDNPAEWSREQAREVFPLIDAAFAQRRKTLRAALSGHYGGGANAERALKAAGIAPNERGEKLHVADFVRLAQVGTP from the coding sequence ATGGTGGCGAAAGACAACACACAACCGGCGAAACTGCTCGGCCCGCAACAAATCCGCGAACTCGCAGGCACCCTCGGGGTGGTTCCGACGAAAAAACTCGGACAAAACTTCGTCCACGACCCCAACACGGTCCGCATGATCGTCGACCAGGCCGGTGTGACCGCAGACGACCACGTCCTCGAAATCGGCCCCGGCCTCGGCTCGCTGACCCTAGCCCTGCTCGACACCGCCAAAGACACCACCGTCTGCGAGATCGACGCCCGCCTGGCCGCCCAACTGCCCACCACCGTCGAAACCTTCGCCCCCGACCACGCGGACAAACTCACCGTCATCCACAGTGACGGCATGAAGCTCAACCACGCCCTGCTCGAAGACGCCGGCGCACCCCTGCCCACCGCATTGGTGGCCAACCTGCCCTACAACGTCTCCGTCCCACTGCTTTTGCACCTGCTGGAAGAATTCCCCTCCATCCGCAAAGTGCTGGTCATGGTGCAACTCGAAGTCGCAGAACGACTCGCCGCCACCCCCGGCAACAAGGTCTATGGTGTGCCCAGCGTCAAAGCGCGCTTCTACGGCGACGTCCGCCTGGCCAACACCATCGGAAAAAACGTCTTCTGGCCTGCCCCCAACGTCAACTCCGGCCTGGTCCGCATCGACTGCTTCGGCGAAGACAACCCCGCCGAGTGGAGTAGGGAACAAGCCCGCGAGGTCTTCCCCCTGATCGATGCGGCCTTCGCACAACGCCGCAAAACCCTGCGCGCAGCCCTGTCCGGCCACTACGGCGGCGGCGCCAACGCGGAGCGTGCCCTAAAGGCAGCCGGCATCGCACCCAACGAGCGTGGCGAAAAACTCCACGTCGCCGACTTCGTGCGGCTGGCACAGGTAGGCACCCCATGA